The following nucleotide sequence is from Pseudomonas sp. S09G 359.
TTCGGTCTATGGAATATCATATTATGGTATTCCAAACTTTGTGCAAGCATTTTGCCTTACCGGTTATCCGTCATTCGGTGAAAGGAATGCTCTCGACCACTTCCAGGTCGTAGCCGGTCAACCCGGCGTATTTGAGGGGCGGGCCGAGGTGACGCAACTTGCCGACACCCAGGTCTTGCAATATCTGCGCCCCGGTGCCCACTTCAGAATAGATGCGCGACTGCGAGCGGCTGAACTGGCGTGGTGTCTGGGTCAATTGCGGCACCCGTTCCAGCAGGGCCTGGGACGATTCATGGTTGGCCAGCACCACCACCACGCCACTGCCTTCAGCCGCCACGCGCTGCAAAGCGGCCCACAACGTCCAGTTGGACGGGCCGCTGTACTCAGCGCCAACCAGGTCGCGCAGCGGGTCGATCACGTGCACGCGCACCAGCGCCGGCTCATCGCGGCGCAGCTGCCCCATGACCATCGCCATGTGCACGCCGCCGTCGATGCGGTCTTCAAAGGTGATCAGGCGGAAGGTGCCGTGCACCGTCGGCAAGTCGCGTTCGCCGATGCGCACCACGGTGCGTTCGGTGCTGAGTCGGTAGTGGATCAGGTCGGCGATGGTGCCGATCTTGATGCCGTGCTTGCGCGCGAAGATTTCCAGCTCGGGGCGGCGCGCCATGGTGCCGTCGTCGTTCATTACTTCGACGATCACCGAGGCCGGCGTGTGCCCGGCCAGGCGGGCCAGGTCGCAGCCGGCTTCGGTATGGCCGGCGCGGGTCAGCACGCCGCCGTCCTTGGCGCGCAGCGGGAAGATATGCCCCGGCTGCACGATATCGGCGGGCCCGGCATTGATATCGACAGCCGCCGCCACGGTGCGCGCGCGGTCGGCGGCGGAGATGCCGGTGGTGACGCCGGTGGCGGCTTCGATAGACACGGTAAACGCGGTGCTGAACACGCTGCCGTTGCTCGGCACCATCTGCTCAAGCCCCAGGCGCTGGCAATGTTCATCGGTGAGGGTCAGGCAGATCAGGCCGCGCGCTTCACGCGCCATGAAACTGATAGTCTCGGCGGTGCAGCACGCGGCGGGCAGCAACAGGTCGCCTTCGTTTTCCCGGTCTTCGTCGTCCACCAGAAGCACCATCTTGCCTTGGCGGTAGTCTTCGATGATGTCTGCGATGCTGTTGAAGGACATGGTGGATGCTCGGTTTGTTGGTTGTATGTATTATGGTATACCACAAAAACTCAATAAGAGGATGTCATGATGAAGGCCTACTGGATTGCCCATGTGGATGTGTCCGACGCAGAGCAGTACACGCAGTACACCCAGCGCGCACCGGCCGCGTTCGCCAAGTTCGGCGGGCGGTTCCTGGCCAGGGGCGGGCGCAGTGAGGCGCTGGAAGGCGGGCCCGCACGGCAGCGCAATGTGGTGATCGAGTTTGATAGCTACGAGCAGGCGGTGG
It contains:
- a CDS encoding DUF1330 domain-containing protein — its product is MKAYWIAHVDVSDAEQYTQYTQRAPAAFAKFGGRFLARGGRSEALEGGPARQRNVVIEFDSYEQAVACYESAEYQQAKGHREGAGVAQIIIVEGLAP
- the ribBA gene encoding bifunctional 3,4-dihydroxy-2-butanone-4-phosphate synthase/GTP cyclohydrolase II, which encodes MSFNSIADIIEDYRQGKMVLLVDDEDRENEGDLLLPAACCTAETISFMAREARGLICLTLTDEHCQRLGLEQMVPSNGSVFSTAFTVSIEAATGVTTGISAADRARTVAAAVDINAGPADIVQPGHIFPLRAKDGGVLTRAGHTEAGCDLARLAGHTPASVIVEVMNDDGTMARRPELEIFARKHGIKIGTIADLIHYRLSTERTVVRIGERDLPTVHGTFRLITFEDRIDGGVHMAMVMGQLRRDEPALVRVHVIDPLRDLVGAEYSGPSNWTLWAALQRVAAEGSGVVVVLANHESSQALLERVPQLTQTPRQFSRSQSRIYSEVGTGAQILQDLGVGKLRHLGPPLKYAGLTGYDLEVVESIPFTE